A region of Streptomyces sp. NBC_01264 DNA encodes the following proteins:
- a CDS encoding MBL fold metallo-hydrolase, whose protein sequence is MTGSRPLRPRLRALRPEAFGADPSGARLERIRRSPNFADGIFQNPAGTRTRPSGSMAEFAKIYFHKEQRLRRSPGAPIPVYPTTLAELSKPPKSGLRLTWMGHSSVLAEIDGRRVLFDPVWGERCSPFPFAGPKRLHPVPVPLASLGEVDVVVISHDHYDHLDLPTIKALAGTDTVFAVPLGVGAHLERWGVPADRLRELDWNETTKVAGLSLTATPAQHFCGRGLRNQQFTLWASWVVAGDEHRIYHSGDTGYFSGFKEIGAAHGPFDATMIQIGAYSEFWTDIHMTPEEGVRAHLDLQGGTARGTMLPIHWGTFNLAPHPWDEPGEGTVTAAEGVGAAIALPVPGQPFEPGAADAPSAPWWRPFVAAGSPPPVTPARPAAAARPAAVTREEPEAVGS, encoded by the coding sequence TTGACCGGCTCCCGTCCCTTGCGTCCACGGCTGCGCGCACTGCGGCCCGAAGCCTTCGGCGCGGACCCGTCCGGTGCCCGGCTGGAGCGGATCCGGCGTTCGCCGAACTTCGCCGACGGAATCTTCCAGAACCCGGCCGGGACCAGGACCAGACCCTCCGGGTCCATGGCCGAGTTCGCCAAGATCTACTTCCACAAGGAGCAGCGGCTCCGGCGTAGCCCCGGCGCCCCCATCCCGGTCTACCCGACGACCCTCGCGGAGCTCTCGAAGCCCCCGAAGAGCGGCCTGCGGCTGACGTGGATGGGCCATTCGAGCGTGCTCGCGGAGATCGACGGGCGCCGGGTCCTCTTCGACCCGGTCTGGGGCGAGCGGTGCTCCCCCTTCCCCTTCGCCGGGCCCAAGCGCCTGCACCCGGTACCCGTACCGCTGGCCTCGCTGGGCGAGGTCGACGTGGTGGTGATCTCGCACGACCACTACGACCACCTCGACCTGCCGACGATCAAGGCCCTGGCCGGTACGGACACGGTCTTCGCGGTCCCGCTGGGCGTCGGCGCGCACCTGGAGCGCTGGGGCGTCCCGGCCGACCGGCTGCGCGAGCTCGACTGGAACGAGACCACCAAGGTCGCCGGACTGTCGCTCACCGCCACCCCGGCCCAGCACTTCTGCGGTCGCGGCCTGCGCAACCAGCAGTTCACCCTGTGGGCCTCCTGGGTCGTCGCGGGCGACGAGCACCGGATCTACCACAGCGGTGACACCGGCTACTTCTCCGGCTTCAAGGAGATCGGCGCGGCGCACGGCCCCTTCGACGCGACGATGATCCAGATCGGGGCGTACTCGGAGTTCTGGACCGACATCCACATGACGCCCGAGGAGGGCGTGCGCGCCCACCTCGACCTCCAGGGCGGTACCGCGCGCGGCACGATGCTGCCGATCCACTGGGGCACCTTCAACCTGGCCCCGCACCCGTGGGACGAGCCGGGGGAGGGCACGGTGACCGCCGCCGAGGGCGTCGGGGCGGCGATCGCCCTGCCGGTGCCGGGTCAGCCGTTCGAGCCGGGCGCGGCCGACGCGCCGAGCGCGCCGTGGTGGCGCCCCTTCGTGGCCGCGGGCTCACCCCCGCCGGTCACGCCGGCCCGCCCCGCCGCGGCCGCGAGGCCGGCAGCCGTGACCCGCGAGGAGCCGGAGGCGGTGGGCTCCTAG
- a CDS encoding SGNH/GDSL hydrolase family protein, which produces MIRSEVWGPVAATTTSKTKTIGSYAALGDSFTEGVGDPGPGDTFLGWADRLAVLLADRCEERYEHSGASSDSGASRASGDPGSSGGPGEPAGSAGPAGSGAFRYANLAVRGRLLDQIVAEQVPRAMELAPDLVTFCAGGNDIIRPGSDPDDVAERYEAAVRDLTGSVGLVVITTGFDTRDVPVLKHMRGKIATFSAHVRSIADRYECPVLDLWSLKSIQDRRAWDDDRLHLSPEGHTRVALRAAQVLGLDTPADPDQPWPPMRPRGSVDTTRDNIHWAREHLVPWIGRRLRGESSGDHVEPKRPDLLPL; this is translated from the coding sequence ATGATCCGCAGTGAAGTATGGGGTCCCGTGGCAGCGACGACGACATCCAAGACGAAGACCATTGGCTCGTACGCGGCGCTCGGGGACAGCTTCACCGAGGGCGTGGGTGACCCGGGACCGGGGGACACCTTCCTCGGATGGGCGGACCGGCTGGCCGTCCTTCTGGCCGACCGGTGCGAGGAGCGGTACGAGCACTCCGGCGCATCGAGTGACTCCGGCGCATCCCGTGCATCCGGTGACCCCGGCTCATCCGGCGGCCCCGGCGAACCGGCCGGTTCCGCAGGGCCCGCCGGTTCCGGGGCCTTCCGCTACGCGAACCTGGCCGTACGGGGCCGCCTGCTGGACCAGATCGTGGCCGAGCAGGTCCCCCGGGCCATGGAGCTCGCGCCGGACCTGGTGACCTTCTGCGCGGGCGGCAACGACATCATCCGGCCCGGCAGCGATCCGGACGACGTGGCCGAACGGTACGAGGCGGCCGTGCGCGACCTCACCGGATCCGTCGGCCTGGTCGTGATCACCACCGGCTTCGACACCCGCGACGTGCCGGTCCTCAAGCACATGCGGGGCAAGATCGCCACGTTCAGCGCGCACGTCCGGTCCATCGCCGACCGGTACGAGTGCCCCGTGCTCGACCTCTGGTCGCTGAAATCCATACAGGACCGGCGGGCCTGGGACGACGACCGGCTGCACCTGTCGCCCGAGGGGCACACCCGGGTGGCCCTGCGCGCCGCCCAGGTGCTCGGCCTCGACACGCCGGCCGATCCGGACCAGCCCTGGCCGCCGATGCGGCCGCGCGGGTCGGTGGACACCACCCGCGACAACATCCACTGGGCGCGCGAGCACCTCGTGCCGTGGATCGGCCGACGGCTGCGCGGGGAGTCCTCCGGCGACCATGTGGAGCCGAAGCGGCCGGACCTGCTGCCGCTGTAG
- a CDS encoding ester cyclase → MTETAITAVENNMALLRTAYRLLESGDIDAAGQLLSEDFIANVPGSPDPLRGRETWRTGTQLMKDAFPDLKIDVRDMFGVGDKVTVLVHFQGTHRGAFQQFEATGRQVGYRSVEVYRFEGDRIAEEWVAPDLISLFQQISPAPVGH, encoded by the coding sequence ATGACCGAGACCGCGATCACCGCTGTCGAGAACAACATGGCCCTGCTGCGCACCGCGTACCGGTTGCTGGAGAGCGGTGACATCGACGCCGCCGGGCAACTGCTGAGCGAGGACTTCATCGCCAACGTCCCCGGATCCCCGGACCCCCTGCGCGGTCGGGAGACCTGGCGGACGGGCACGCAGCTCATGAAGGATGCGTTCCCCGACCTGAAGATCGACGTGCGGGACATGTTCGGCGTCGGCGACAAGGTGACGGTGCTGGTCCACTTCCAGGGCACGCACCGGGGCGCGTTCCAGCAGTTCGAGGCGACCGGACGGCAGGTCGGCTACCGGAGCGTCGAGGTCTACCGCTTCGAGGGCGACCGGATCGCCGAGGAGTGGGTCGCCCCGGACCTGATCAGCCTCTTCCAGCAGATCTCGCCCGCCCCCGTCGGTCACTGA
- a CDS encoding MarR family winged helix-turn-helix transcriptional regulator: MSSEEEGVGAKLGKAVQDYQSVVDDYDRETARLLGVNETDLRCLEILMATEEAAPSTLSAQLGLTTGSVTTMLDRLEKAGYLTRTPHPTDRRRTLVRVTPEASEKTYALIAPFIEDSTRQVMGRYSAEQLELVADFLTFSRNIQQEHVRRLRELPAPGPSRSGGRQAPGPRRTGAAGTR; the protein is encoded by the coding sequence ATGTCAAGCGAAGAAGAGGGGGTCGGGGCAAAGCTGGGTAAAGCCGTCCAGGACTACCAGTCGGTCGTTGACGACTACGACCGGGAGACGGCACGCCTGCTGGGCGTCAACGAGACCGATCTGCGGTGCCTGGAGATCCTCATGGCCACCGAGGAGGCCGCCCCCAGCACGCTCAGTGCGCAGCTCGGGCTGACCACCGGCAGCGTCACCACGATGCTCGACCGACTCGAGAAGGCCGGATACCTCACCCGCACCCCGCACCCCACGGACCGCCGCCGCACCCTGGTGCGCGTCACACCCGAGGCCTCCGAGAAGACCTACGCCCTGATCGCTCCGTTCATAGAGGACTCCACGCGTCAGGTCATGGGCCGCTACAGCGCCGAACAGCTCGAACTGGTCGCCGACTTCCTCACCTTCAGCCGGAACATCCAGCAGGAGCACGTGCGGCGCCTGCGCGAGTTGCCCGCACCCGGCCCCAGCCGCAGCGGCGGTCGCCAGGCGCCGGGCCCTCGCCGCACCGGCGCCGCCGGGACGCGGTGA
- a CDS encoding MFS transporter — MDLLDNTIINVALPSIHQDLGGTYAAVQWIAAGYTLAFALALITGSRLGDVFGRRRLFLTGAAGFTIASALCGISQEPWQLIAARAAQGVMAALMIPQVLAIIQTMYAPKDRGKAIGMFGALAGMATVGGPVLGAVLTSGDVAGLGWRSIFLVNGPVGSSPSHSPPDTSPSPGPRTGPASTSPVCSCPHSPCSC; from the coding sequence ATGGACCTGCTCGACAACACGATCATCAACGTCGCGCTGCCCTCCATCCACCAGGACCTCGGCGGCACCTACGCCGCCGTGCAGTGGATCGCCGCCGGCTACACCCTGGCCTTCGCCCTCGCCCTGATCACCGGCAGCCGTCTCGGTGACGTCTTCGGCAGGCGCCGGCTCTTCCTCACCGGCGCCGCCGGCTTCACGATCGCCTCCGCACTGTGCGGGATCTCCCAGGAGCCCTGGCAGCTGATCGCCGCCCGCGCCGCGCAGGGCGTGATGGCCGCGCTGATGATCCCGCAGGTCCTGGCGATCATCCAGACCATGTACGCGCCCAAGGACCGCGGCAAGGCGATCGGCATGTTCGGCGCGCTCGCCGGCATGGCCACCGTCGGCGGCCCCGTCCTCGGAGCCGTGCTCACCAGCGGCGACGTCGCAGGCCTCGGCTGGCGTTCCATCTTCCTGGTCAACGGGCCCGTCGGCTCGTCGCCATCGCACTCGCCGCCAGACACCTCCCCGAGTCCAGGGCCCCGTACGGGACCCGCCTCGACCTCCCCGGTGTGCTCCTGTCCTCACTCGCCCTGCTCATGCTGA
- a CDS encoding MFS transporter produces MALAARHLPESRAPYGTRLDLPGVLLSSLALLMLIYPLVKGQDLDWPAWTFASMAGSLLVLAAFVAHQKRRTRTTGSPLIELSLFRYKSFSGGLLVNLLFMGGVVGYFLVFTVYLQTGLGFSVMRSGLTNLPWGLMVPVFAGVAAGVLAPKLGRPVLQAGLILDIIAMLTLMWTVGCGEVTTVKLIPALLIGGIGMGLVVAPLLDFTLADVPVADAGSASGLYNTIQQVGSAIGIAGLGAFFFSRAGHHVPGPATYDPALQHTLWLPVAAFAAALAATFLMPRHAAHHDDAR; encoded by the coding sequence ATCGCACTCGCCGCCAGACACCTCCCCGAGTCCAGGGCCCCGTACGGGACCCGCCTCGACCTCCCCGGTGTGCTCCTGTCCTCACTCGCCCTGCTCATGCTGATCTACCCGCTGGTCAAGGGTCAGGACCTGGACTGGCCCGCCTGGACCTTCGCCTCCATGGCCGGCTCCCTGCTCGTGCTCGCCGCCTTCGTCGCCCACCAGAAGCGGCGTACCCGTACGACCGGCTCCCCGCTCATCGAGCTCAGCCTGTTCCGCTACAAGTCCTTCTCCGGCGGCCTCCTGGTCAACCTCCTCTTCATGGGCGGCGTCGTCGGCTACTTCCTGGTCTTCACCGTCTACCTGCAGACCGGTCTCGGCTTCTCCGTCATGCGCTCGGGCCTGACCAACCTGCCCTGGGGCCTCATGGTGCCCGTCTTCGCCGGGGTCGCCGCCGGAGTGCTCGCACCCAAGCTGGGCCGTCCCGTCCTGCAGGCCGGTCTGATCCTCGACATCATCGCGATGCTCACCCTGATGTGGACGGTCGGTTGCGGCGAGGTGACCACGGTCAAGCTCATCCCGGCCCTGCTCATCGGCGGCATCGGCATGGGGCTGGTGGTCGCCCCGCTCCTCGACTTCACCCTGGCGGACGTACCCGTGGCCGACGCGGGCTCCGCCTCCGGCCTCTACAACACCATCCAGCAGGTCGGCAGCGCCATCGGCATCGCCGGGCTCGGCGCCTTCTTCTTCAGCCGCGCCGGCCACCACGTCCCCGGCCCCGCGACCTACGATCCCGCGCTCCAGCACACCCTGTGGCTGCCCGTCGCCGCCTTCGCCGCCGCGCTCGCCGCCACCTTCCTGATGCCGCGACACGCAGCCCACCACGACGACGCCCGATGA